From the Elstera cyanobacteriorum genome, one window contains:
- a CDS encoding BMP family lipoprotein: MKIAAYAAGMIVSLMSATALAQDTTPAIVFDMGGKFDKSFNEAAYNGAERFKKETGTAYREFEITNENQREQALTNLARRGVGVIVSVGFAQQAAVEKIAPQFPNVKFVIIDSVVNAPNAQSIIFKEEEGSFLVGALAAMASKTGKVGFVGGMDIPLIRAFGCGYAQGAKYINPKAEYIANMTGTTPAAWRDPAKGAELAISQFDRGVDVVFAAAGGTGIGVMQAAKDKGKLAVGVDSNQNHVQPGTVLTSMLKRVDNAVYNSFMDVKKGTWKAGTISLGLKEEGVDWALDDNNRKLVTADMEAKIKSIRADIISGKIKAVDYRANNNSCPVS, from the coding sequence ATGAAGATTGCGGCTTACGCGGCCGGGATGATTGTAAGCCTGATGAGCGCAACGGCGCTGGCCCAGGATACCACCCCCGCTATTGTGTTCGACATGGGCGGCAAGTTCGATAAGAGCTTCAATGAAGCCGCCTATAACGGCGCGGAACGCTTTAAGAAAGAAACTGGGACTGCCTACCGCGAATTCGAAATCACCAACGAAAATCAGCGCGAACAGGCGCTGACCAACCTCGCCCGGCGCGGCGTTGGTGTGATCGTCTCGGTCGGGTTTGCCCAGCAGGCGGCGGTGGAAAAGATCGCCCCGCAGTTCCCGAACGTGAAGTTCGTGATCATCGATTCGGTCGTGAATGCGCCGAACGCCCAGTCGATCATCTTCAAGGAAGAAGAAGGCTCGTTCCTGGTCGGTGCGCTCGCCGCGATGGCATCGAAGACCGGCAAGGTCGGCTTCGTTGGCGGGATGGATATTCCGCTGATCCGTGCTTTTGGCTGCGGCTATGCCCAGGGTGCGAAATATATTAACCCGAAAGCCGAATATATCGCCAATATGACCGGCACCACCCCGGCGGCTTGGCGCGATCCGGCCAAGGGCGCGGAACTCGCGATCTCGCAGTTCGACCGCGGCGTCGATGTCGTCTTCGCGGCGGCGGGCGGCACGGGTATCGGCGTGATGCAGGCGGCCAAGGATAAGGGCAAGCTGGCGGTTGGGGTCGATAGCAACCAGAACCATGTCCAACCGGGCACGGTGCTGACCTCAATGCTGAAGCGCGTTGATAACGCCGTTTATAATAGCTTCATGGACGTGAAGAAGGGCACCTGGAAAGCTGGGACCATCTCGCTCGGCCTGAAAGAAGAAGGCGTTGATTGGGCGCTCGACGACAATAACCGCAAGCTCGTGACCGCCGATATGGAAGCGAAGATCAAATCGATCCGCGCCGACATTATCAGCGGCAAGATTAAGGCGGTGGATTACCGCGCCAACAATAATTCCTGCCCGGTCAGCTAA
- a CDS encoding ABC transporter ATP-binding protein gives MTSSAARPPALDLVAINKRFGAVHANRDVSFTVAAGSIHGIVGENGAGKSTLMSIVYGFYQADSGQIKVHGAEQAIRTSQDAIRLGIGMVHQHFMLVDTLSVLENVILGIEKGVRLAPSLAAARAELERLNRDYALDVDPDALVGNLPVGLQQRVEILKALYRGAEILILDEPTGVLTPQEADHLFRILRTLKAEGKTVLLITHKLREIMDATDAVTVMRQGAVVGTVKTTETDKAQLAEMMVGRKVNLVIPKAARDPGPVVLEGRGIRLVDRRGVTLLHDLDFTVRAGEIVGVAGVSGNGQSELLDVLSGIRAPTAGEILYHGKPLPPLNGTEAARRRALGIAHVPEDRMTMGLVKPFPAYESAILGYHHDRDLQGTSGIRRLLFDRTALIARTEAFMAEFDVRPPDPLLRTSLFSGGNQQKIVLAREIHRDPDLLLIGQPTRGVDIGAIEFIHRRIVDLRDAGKAVLLVSVELDEILSLADRIIVMAAGKITGILPRAEADERRLGLMMAGETGRAGDAA, from the coding sequence ATGACGTCTTCCGCTGCCCGTCCGCCGGCGCTCGATCTGGTCGCCATCAACAAGCGTTTCGGGGCCGTTCACGCCAATCGCGATGTTTCCTTCACCGTTGCCGCCGGATCGATCCACGGGATCGTCGGCGAGAATGGGGCGGGGAAATCGACCCTGATGAGCATCGTCTACGGCTTTTATCAGGCCGATTCGGGGCAGATTAAGGTGCATGGCGCCGAACAGGCGATCCGTACCAGCCAGGATGCCATCCGCCTTGGCATCGGCATGGTCCATCAGCATTTCATGCTGGTCGATACGCTGAGCGTGCTGGAAAATGTGATCCTGGGCATCGAAAAAGGCGTGCGCCTCGCCCCATCGCTGGCTGCAGCGCGGGCCGAGTTGGAGCGGCTGAATAGGGATTATGCGCTGGACGTGGACCCGGATGCCCTCGTCGGCAACCTGCCGGTCGGCTTGCAGCAGCGCGTTGAGATTCTGAAGGCGCTCTATCGCGGCGCCGAAATTCTGATTTTGGACGAGCCGACGGGCGTACTGACGCCGCAGGAGGCCGATCACCTGTTCCGCATTCTGCGTACGCTGAAAGCGGAAGGGAAAACCGTTCTGCTGATCACCCATAAGCTGCGTGAGATTATGGATGCCACCGATGCGGTAACGGTGATGCGCCAGGGCGCCGTCGTCGGCACGGTTAAAACCACCGAGACCGATAAGGCGCAGTTGGCCGAAATGATGGTGGGCCGCAAGGTCAACCTCGTGATCCCGAAAGCCGCGCGCGACCCCGGCCCAGTGGTGCTGGAAGGGCGCGGCATTCGTCTCGTTGACCGGCGCGGCGTAACGCTGCTGCACGATCTCGATTTCACCGTGCGCGCTGGGGAGATTGTCGGCGTCGCCGGGGTCTCCGGCAACGGGCAGTCGGAGTTACTGGACGTGTTGTCGGGCATTCGTGCGCCGACAGCAGGCGAAATTCTCTATCACGGTAAACCGCTGCCGCCGCTCAATGGTACCGAAGCCGCGCGCCGCCGCGCCCTCGGCATTGCCCATGTGCCCGAAGACCGGATGACGATGGGGCTGGTGAAACCCTTCCCCGCTTACGAAAGCGCCATTCTGGGCTATCATCACGACCGCGATTTACAGGGGACGTCGGGTATTCGCCGCCTGCTGTTCGACCGTACCGCGTTGATCGCCCGTACCGAAGCCTTCATGGCGGAATTCGACGTGCGCCCGCCCGATCCGCTGCTGCGCACGTCGCTATTTTCGGGCGGCAATCAGCAAAAAATCGTGCTGGCGCGCGAAATCCACCGCGATCCCGATCTGCTGCTGATCGGCCAGCCGACGCGCGGGGTGGATATTGGCGCTATCGAATTTATCCACCGCCGCATCGTGGACCTGCGCGATGCCGGGAAGGCGGTGCTGTTGGTTTCGGTGGAGCTTGATGAAATCTTATCCCTGGCGGACCGCATCATCGTGATGGCAGCCGGTAAAATCACCGGCATCCTGCCGCGTGCCGAAGCCGACGAGCGCCGCCTTGGCCTGATGATGGCCGGGGAAACGGGCCGGGCGGGAGATGCCGCATGA
- a CDS encoding ABC transporter permease, protein MSAARQSGLPRWVDLGLLPALNLAAALIVSGLVIALIGENPFEALLILVNGAVGYPEAIGYTLHYATNFIFTGLAVAVAFHAGLFNIGGEGQAYVAGLGVALVCLALPGWPWWAVLPIAMIAAIVCGAAWAFIPGYLQAARGSHVVVTTIMFNFLATAFMTWMLVDVIRAAGQQAPQSAAFPPSTHLPTVQEMGAILGISLPQMPLNLGFFLAILTAVLVYLYIWHTRWGYELRTVGTNETAAVYAGMPVPRLIVIAMVISGALAGLAAINEVMGVQHRLVMNWTGGVGYVGIAVALMGRNHPIGIALSALLFGALYQGGSDLAFEIPAITREMIIVIQGLVILFCGALENLFRAPLEAFFRPKSG, encoded by the coding sequence ATGAGCGCCGCCCGTCAGTCTGGTTTGCCGCGTTGGGTCGATCTCGGTTTGCTGCCCGCCCTCAATCTGGCGGCAGCCCTGATCGTGTCCGGGTTGGTCATCGCCCTTATTGGCGAGAACCCGTTCGAGGCGCTGCTGATTCTCGTCAATGGCGCCGTGGGCTATCCCGAAGCCATCGGCTATACGCTGCATTACGCGACGAACTTCATTTTCACCGGGCTTGCGGTGGCAGTGGCCTTTCATGCCGGGCTGTTCAATATCGGTGGCGAGGGGCAGGCCTATGTGGCGGGCCTCGGCGTCGCCCTGGTCTGTCTCGCGCTGCCCGGCTGGCCTTGGTGGGCGGTGCTGCCCATCGCCATGATCGCCGCCATTGTCTGCGGTGCGGCCTGGGCCTTTATCCCCGGTTACCTTCAGGCGGCGCGCGGCAGCCATGTGGTCGTCACCACGATTATGTTCAACTTCCTCGCCACGGCCTTCATGACGTGGATGCTGGTGGACGTAATCCGCGCGGCGGGCCAGCAAGCGCCGCAGTCGGCAGCCTTTCCGCCCTCCACCCATCTGCCGACCGTGCAGGAAATGGGGGCTATCCTCGGGATCAGCCTGCCGCAAATGCCGCTGAACCTGGGGTTCTTCCTCGCCATCCTCACGGCGGTGCTGGTCTATCTCTACATCTGGCACACGCGCTGGGGGTACGAGCTGCGGACGGTCGGCACCAACGAGACGGCGGCGGTCTATGCCGGGATGCCGGTGCCGCGCCTAATTGTTATCGCGATGGTGATTTCCGGCGCGCTCGCAGGTCTCGCCGCGATTAATGAAGTCATGGGCGTCCAGCACCGGCTGGTCATGAACTGGACCGGCGGTGTCGGTTATGTCGGCATTGCGGTGGCGCTGATGGGGCGCAATCATCCCATTGGGATTGCGCTGTCGGCGCTGCTGTTCGGCGCGCTGTATCAGGGCGGGTCGGACCTTGCCTTTGAAATTCCGGCGATCACCCGCGAGATGATCATCGTCATTCAAGGCTTGGTGATCCTGTTCTGCGGGGCGCTGGAGAATCTGTTCCGCGCGCCGCTGGAAGCGTTTTTCCGGCCGAAGAGCGGGTAG
- a CDS encoding ABC transporter permease, translated as MDMIISMLDATFRVATPLVLAGLAGLFSERSGVVDIGLEGKMLAAAFAGGTVAFLLANPWAGLLAGMLTALFLSMVHAFACVTHNGNQMVSGMAINIVAAGITPTLASAWFHEGGRTPVLPTEGRFRPIDLPLAETLRDVPLVGKLYAEVISGHTAPVYLAALIVPLVAYLLYQTRFGLRLRAVGENPHAVDTAGISVARTRYLALACNGLLCGMAGAYLSVAQSSGFLQDMTAGKGYLALAALIFGKWKPWPTLLACLLFAFTDALQVRLQGVPLPVVGEVSVQFIQAVPYILTVLLLAGFVGKAVAPKAIGLPYVKSR; from the coding sequence ATGGATATGATCATTTCCATGCTCGATGCCACCTTCCGCGTGGCGACCCCGCTGGTGCTGGCGGGCTTGGCGGGCCTATTTTCCGAACGCTCCGGCGTCGTCGATATTGGGCTTGAAGGCAAGATGCTGGCGGCGGCCTTTGCGGGCGGCACGGTGGCGTTTCTGCTGGCGAACCCCTGGGCGGGGCTGCTGGCGGGCATGCTGACGGCGCTGTTCCTGTCGATGGTCCATGCCTTTGCCTGTGTCACCCACAATGGCAATCAGATGGTCTCCGGCATGGCGATCAATATTGTTGCCGCCGGGATCACGCCGACCCTGGCCTCCGCTTGGTTCCACGAGGGCGGACGCACGCCGGTCTTGCCGACCGAAGGGCGCTTTCGTCCGATCGACCTGCCCTTGGCCGAAACCCTGCGCGATGTGCCGCTGGTCGGGAAACTCTACGCCGAGGTGATTTCCGGCCATACGGCGCCGGTCTATCTGGCCGCGCTGATCGTGCCGCTGGTCGCCTATCTTCTCTATCAAACCCGCTTTGGTCTGCGGCTGCGGGCGGTGGGGGAAAATCCCCATGCTGTCGATACCGCTGGGATCAGCGTAGCCCGCACCCGCTATCTGGCGCTTGCTTGTAACGGGCTGCTCTGTGGCATGGCGGGGGCCTATCTGTCGGTCGCGCAGTCGAGCGGCTTTTTGCAGGATATGACGGCGGGCAAGGGCTATCTGGCGCTGGCCGCGCTGATCTTCGGTAAGTGGAAGCCGTGGCCGACGCTGCTGGCCTGCCTGCTCTTTGCCTTTACCGATGCGTTGCAGGTGCGTCTCCAGGGGGTTCCGCTGCCGGTGGTTGGCGAAGTATCGGTGCAGTTCATCCAGGCCGTTCCCTATATCCTTACCGTCCTGCTGTTGGCTGGGTTCGTCGGGAAAGCCGTCGCGCCGAAAGCCATCGGCCTGCCCTACGTGAAATCCCGATGA
- the cdd gene encoding cytidine deaminase — protein sequence MSNIDFDALVAAAKAIRDRAYAPYSNYHVGAALLTPSGQVFVGANVENAAYPQGACAETCAIGTMIAGGERRLTAVAVIGSGPDLCTPCGGCRQRLFEFGDASVPVAIAAADGRYEVVTIGDLLPRAFGPNHLPDA from the coding sequence ATGAGCAACATTGATTTCGACGCCCTGGTCGCGGCGGCCAAAGCCATCCGCGACCGCGCCTATGCGCCCTATTCCAACTATCACGTCGGCGCGGCGCTGCTAACGCCGAGCGGGCAGGTCTTCGTCGGCGCGAATGTCGAAAACGCCGCCTATCCGCAAGGGGCCTGTGCCGAAACCTGTGCGATTGGTACGATGATCGCGGGCGGCGAACGGCGGCTGACGGCGGTGGCGGTCATCGGCTCCGGCCCCGACCTCTGCACCCCTTGCGGCGGCTGCCGCCAGCGGCTGTTCGAGTTCGGTGATGCCTCGGTCCCGGTCGCCATTGCGGCGGCGGATGGGCGCTACGAGGTGGTGACCATCGGCGATCTGCTGCCGCGCGCCTTCGGGCCGAACCATTTGCCCGACGCATGA
- a CDS encoding DUF1491 family protein — MSGRLATDFWLKAHIKRWNDRGIPMLVRYKGEPQAGAVMVVINQGPEGCTILSQTRTLDGEPAWLRVSGEAPIAEADAEETIARARRRDPDLWVVEIEDRQGRHPFEEPVL; from the coding sequence ATGAGCGGGCGGCTCGCCACCGATTTCTGGCTGAAGGCGCATATCAAGCGCTGGAATGATCGCGGCATCCCGATGCTGGTCCGCTACAAGGGCGAACCGCAGGCCGGGGCGGTGATGGTTGTGATCAACCAAGGGCCGGAGGGCTGCACGATCCTCAGCCAAACCCGCACGCTGGACGGGGAGCCTGCGTGGCTGCGCGTCAGCGGCGAGGCCCCCATTGCCGAAGCCGACGCTGAAGAAACCATTGCCCGTGCCCGCCGCCGCGACCCCGACCTCTGGGTCGTGGAGATCGAGGACCGCCAGGGCCGCCATCCGTTCGAGGAGCCTGTGCTATGA
- a CDS encoding purine-nucleoside phosphorylase: MSHTAAVDVIRTKAPGFAPRVAIILGSGLGGLADQIKGAVSLPYGDLPGFPKSTVVGHAGTLVLGTLGGVAVACFKGRKHVYEGEGLAGMAVPLRAMKALGAELLIVTNAAGSLRRDLEPGKLMLIDDHINLMNGNPLIGPNDETVGPRFPPMANAYDATIRAGFRKVAENLGIPLQEGVYIAVTGPSFETPAEIRAFQRLGADAVGMSTVPEVILARHCGLRVAGVSAITNLGEGLSDTALSHEHTLALAGQAGQDLTRLVIGFLEDFGA, from the coding sequence ATGAGCCACACCGCCGCTGTCGATGTTATCCGCACCAAGGCCCCCGGGTTTGCGCCGCGGGTCGCGATTATTCTCGGCTCGGGCCTCGGGGGCTTGGCCGACCAGATTAAGGGGGCGGTCAGCCTTCCCTATGGCGATCTGCCGGGCTTCCCGAAATCCACCGTTGTCGGGCATGCGGGAACCTTGGTGCTGGGTACTCTCGGTGGGGTCGCGGTCGCCTGCTTCAAGGGCCGCAAGCATGTGTACGAGGGCGAAGGTTTGGCGGGCATGGCGGTGCCGCTGCGGGCGATGAAGGCCCTGGGGGCTGAGCTTTTGATCGTGACCAATGCCGCTGGCTCCCTACGGCGCGACCTTGAACCCGGCAAGCTGATGCTGATCGACGATCACATCAACCTGATGAACGGCAATCCGCTGATCGGCCCGAACGATGAAACCGTCGGCCCGCGTTTTCCGCCGATGGCCAACGCCTATGACGCCACTATCCGGGCAGGCTTTCGCAAGGTGGCGGAAAACCTGGGGATTCCACTTCAGGAAGGCGTCTATATCGCCGTGACCGGCCCGAGTTTCGAAACCCCGGCGGAGATTCGCGCCTTTCAGCGCTTGGGCGCCGATGCGGTGGGGATGAGCACGGTTCCCGAGGTTATTCTTGCGCGCCATTGCGGATTGCGCGTGGCTGGAGTATCAGCCATCACCAACCTTGGCGAAGGGCTGAGCGATACGGCGCTAAGCCACGAGCATACGCTGGCCTTGGCGGGACAGGCGGGGCAGGATTTGACCCGGCTGGTCATCGGTTTTCTGGAGGATTTCGGAGCATGA
- the deoC gene encoding deoxyribose-phosphate aldolase, with the protein MSLTDTAKRAVGLLDLTSLNATDTEETIQALCTKAVTPAGPVAAICIYGPFVALANGLLDQRIGLATVVNFPEGTQDRKTIETDIIAALHAGADEIDLVFPWQAFLSGKRTLARDIVAAARAVCPTGVILKVILETGSLASPTAIREASEAAILSGADFLKTSTGKTAVGATLEAARIMLSVIHDMDPEVGFKASGGVRTVEDAAAYLAVADEIMGPDWATPETFRFGASSLLDDLLKTLGHGSTSAEPSRASY; encoded by the coding sequence ATGAGCCTGACGGATACCGCCAAGCGCGCAGTGGGCCTGCTAGACCTCACCTCGCTGAATGCGACGGATACCGAGGAGACGATCCAAGCCCTCTGTACCAAGGCCGTGACCCCGGCGGGGCCGGTGGCGGCAATCTGTATCTATGGGCCGTTTGTGGCGCTGGCCAATGGGCTGCTCGATCAGCGCATCGGCCTTGCGACGGTGGTGAATTTCCCAGAAGGCACCCAGGACCGCAAGACCATCGAGACCGACATCATCGCTGCCCTGCACGCCGGCGCGGACGAGATCGACCTGGTGTTCCCCTGGCAGGCTTTCCTATCCGGCAAGCGCACCCTGGCGCGCGACATCGTGGCGGCGGCGCGCGCCGTTTGCCCGACCGGGGTGATCCTCAAGGTCATTCTCGAAACCGGCTCGCTCGCCAGCCCAACGGCGATCCGCGAAGCCTCGGAAGCGGCGATCCTATCGGGGGCCGATTTCCTCAAAACCTCCACCGGCAAGACTGCCGTGGGCGCGACCTTAGAGGCCGCGCGCATCATGCTGTCGGTCATTCACGATATGGACCCGGAAGTTGGCTTCAAGGCGTCGGGCGGGGTGCGCACGGTCGAAGATGCCGCCGCCTATCTGGCCGTGGCCGACGAGATCATGGGGCCGGATTGGGCCACGCCGGAAACCTTCCGGTTCGGGGCCTCCTCCCTCTTGGATGACCTTCTGAAAACCCTCGGCCACGGCTCGACCTCGGCGGAACCCTCGCGCGCTTCCTATTAA
- the deoA gene encoding thymidine phosphorylase: MTFLPQELIRKKRDGGTLTRAEIAFIVQGITSGAMADEQVGAFAMAVFFQGMSMDERIALTCGMRDSGTVLDWKPQALGKPVVDKHSTGGVGDKVSLMLAPIVAACGAAVPMISGRGLGHTGGTLDKLEAIPGYNAVPSPELFAKVTKEVGCAIIGQTSAMAPADKRLYGIRDVTATVESIPLITASILSKKLAAGLDALVMDVKFGSGSFMGPLEKSRELAESIVTVANGAGCPTRALLTDMNEVLGTTAGNAVEVVEALDYLTGKQREARLHAVTIALAADMLLASQLAGDLAEAEAKAEAALTSGAAAEIFARMVVALGGPVDLLEKQAQYLPLPALTVDIPAPRAGVVTAIDTREIGLAVVAIGGGRTRSADPVDPLVGLTDIVGLGAAVGPGQPLAKLHVRDEAQAARATAMVQAAMVIGEAAPVRGPIIAERLG; the protein is encoded by the coding sequence ATGACCTTCCTTCCCCAAGAGCTGATCCGCAAGAAGCGCGACGGTGGCACCCTGACGCGCGCGGAAATCGCCTTTATCGTCCAAGGCATCACCAGCGGCGCGATGGCGGACGAGCAGGTGGGCGCTTTTGCCATGGCCGTCTTCTTCCAAGGCATGAGCATGGACGAGCGCATCGCTCTGACCTGCGGTATGCGCGATTCGGGAACGGTGCTGGATTGGAAGCCCCAGGCCCTCGGCAAGCCGGTGGTCGATAAGCATTCGACCGGCGGGGTGGGGGATAAAGTGTCCTTGATGCTGGCACCCATCGTTGCCGCCTGCGGGGCGGCGGTGCCGATGATCTCCGGGCGGGGCCTCGGGCATACGGGGGGCACGCTCGATAAGCTCGAAGCGATCCCCGGCTATAACGCCGTTCCCTCGCCGGAGCTTTTCGCCAAGGTGACGAAAGAGGTTGGCTGCGCCATCATCGGGCAGACCAGCGCGATGGCCCCGGCGGATAAGCGGCTCTATGGCATCCGCGACGTGACGGCGACGGTCGAATCGATCCCACTGATTACTGCGTCGATCCTGTCGAAGAAGCTGGCGGCTGGGTTGGATGCGCTGGTGATGGACGTGAAGTTTGGCTCTGGCTCCTTCATGGGGCCGCTGGAAAAATCGCGCGAGTTGGCCGAGAGCATCGTCACCGTGGCAAACGGCGCGGGCTGCCCAACGCGGGCGCTGTTGACCGATATGAACGAGGTGCTCGGCACGACAGCCGGGAATGCCGTCGAAGTCGTGGAAGCGCTCGATTACCTGACCGGCAAGCAGCGGGAAGCGCGGCTGCACGCTGTTACGATTGCTTTGGCCGCCGATATGCTGCTGGCGAGCCAGTTGGCGGGCGATCTGGCCGAGGCCGAAGCGAAGGCGGAGGCGGCACTGACCTCTGGCGCCGCTGCGGAGATTTTCGCTCGTATGGTCGTGGCGCTCGGTGGCCCGGTGGATTTGCTGGAAAAGCAGGCCCAGTATCTGCCGCTTCCCGCGCTGACGGTCGATATTCCCGCCCCGCGTGCTGGCGTGGTGACGGCAATCGACACGCGGGAAATCGGTCTGGCGGTGGTTGCCATCGGCGGCGGGCGCACGCGCTCGGCCGATCCAGTCGATCCTCTAGTGGGATTGACGGACATTGTGGGGTTGGGGGCGGCGGTCGGCCCAGGGCAACCGCTGGCCAAACTGCATGTGCGCGATGAAGCCCAGGCGGCGCGGGCAACGGCGATGGTGCAGGCGGCAATGGTGATCGGGGAAGCGGCGCCGGTGCGTGGGCCGATCATTGCCGAGCGTCTCGGTTAA
- a CDS encoding GNAT family N-acetyltransferase, with amino-acid sequence MSDFPALADLYLAVRRSTFAWLPASLFQREDFFRDTQGECVWVAVHDRRIIGFASVYLESAFLHSLYIAEDAQGSGIGSSLLDHVIHTTPGRVTLKCLTFNRAAQAFYAARGWSVIGSGESAHGPYLTFEAPI; translated from the coding sequence TTGAGCGATTTTCCGGCGCTGGCCGATCTCTACCTCGCCGTGCGGCGCAGCACTTTCGCTTGGCTACCCGCCAGCCTTTTCCAGCGCGAAGATTTTTTTCGCGATACCCAGGGGGAATGCGTCTGGGTTGCGGTTCATGACCGCCGGATTATCGGTTTTGCCTCGGTCTATCTCGAGAGCGCGTTTCTGCATTCGCTCTATATAGCCGAGGACGCCCAAGGTAGCGGCATCGGCTCGTCCCTCTTGGATCATGTGATCCACACCACGCCGGGGCGCGTGACCCTGAAGTGCTTAACCTTCAACCGCGCCGCGCAGGCCTTTTATGCGGCGCGCGGCTGGTCGGTCATCGGCAGCGGCGAAAGCGCCCACGGCCCCTATCTGACGTTTGAAGCGCCGATTTAA
- a CDS encoding ABC transporter ATP-binding protein, protein MSALLTVEGVTRHYPLPRQRWFGPAPRFTAVDGVSFTIAEGECLAIVGESGCGKSTLARQIAGLEPLDGGTLRWSPAPADRVPVQMVFQDPFGSFNPRRRIGWSLLEPLHRSNLSREERITRMQETLRSVGLSTEAVDRYPHQFSGGQRQRLALARALMPAPRLLIADEPTSALDLSIQAQILILLTELRARHGLSILFVSHNLSAVRAIASRVMVMAAGRFVETGPVAALLTTPTHPLTQRLLDAELFLPSSSKIPSV, encoded by the coding sequence ATGAGCGCGCTGCTAACCGTCGAGGGGGTCACCCGCCATTACCCGCTACCGCGCCAGCGCTGGTTCGGCCCCGCCCCCCGGTTTACCGCCGTCGACGGTGTTTCTTTCACGATTGCCGAAGGCGAGTGCCTGGCCATCGTCGGGGAAAGCGGCTGCGGGAAATCGACCCTGGCACGCCAAATCGCCGGGCTGGAGCCGCTCGACGGCGGCACCCTGCGGTGGTCGCCCGCGCCCGCCGACCGCGTGCCGGTGCAGATGGTGTTTCAAGACCCCTTCGGCTCGTTCAACCCGCGCCGCCGCATCGGCTGGAGCTTGCTGGAGCCTTTGCATCGCAGCAACCTGTCCCGCGAAGAACGCATAACCCGTATGCAAGAAACCTTACGCAGTGTCGGCCTATCGACCGAGGCGGTGGACCGTTACCCGCATCAGTTTTCCGGTGGGCAGCGGCAGCGGCTGGCCCTGGCGCGGGCCTTGATGCCCGCCCCGCGCCTGCTGATCGCCGACGAGCCGACCTCCGCGCTCGACCTGTCCATTCAAGCGCAAATCTTGATCCTTTTAACCGAGTTACGCGCCCGGCATGGGCTAAGCATTTTGTTTGTTTCCCATAATCTGAGTGCTGTGCGTGCCATCGCATCGCGCGTTATGGTGATGGCAGCGGGGCGCTTCGTCGAAACTGGTCCTGTTGCAGCACTTTTGACCACGCCAACGCATCCGCTGACGCAAAGATTGCTGGACGCCGAATTATTTCTACCGAGTTCGTCTAAAATCCCGAGCGTTTGA